CGAGCCGGTTCAGGACGCGGTCATCACCGTGCCCGCTTACTTCAACGATACCCAGCGCCAGAGCACCAAGGACGCGGGCAAGATCGCCGGACTCGAGGTACTGCGCATCATCAACGAGCCGACTGCGGCAGCACTGGCCTACGGAATGGGTCGGCAAGGCGACGAGAAGATCGCGGTCTACGACCTCGGCGGCGGCACCTTCGACATCTCGATCCTCGAAATGTCAGACGGTGTAGTCGAAGTGCTGGCTACCGCGGGAAATACCTTCCTGGGCGGCGAAGATTTCGATCGCCGAGTGGTGGCTCATCTGGTCGACTGGTTCCAGGCGAACGAAGGCATTGATCTGCGCTCGGACACCATGGCGCTGCAGCGGCTCAAGGACGCGGCGGAGAAGGCCAAGTGCGATCTCTCGATTCGCGAGAGCACGGAGATCAATCTTCCGTTCATCGCAAGCGATGCCCAGGGTCCGCGGCACCTCAACTACGAGTTGGACCGCGCCACCTTGGAGGGATTGGTCGACGATATCGTTCGAGGCACCCTGAAGCACGTGGAGCAATGCGTACAGGACGCGGGTCTCACTGCGGAAGATATCGATCAGATCGTGCTCGTCGGCGGTCAGACTCGCATGCCTTTGGTGCAGAACCTGGTCACCGAGTACTTCGGCAAGCGGCCTCACAAGGGCGTGAACCCCGACGAAGTCGTGGCCTTGGGTGCGGCGATTCAGGGGTCGTCACTGGTCGACGAAGAGGACAACGTCCTGTTGCTGGACGTGACGCCGCTTTCTCTCGGCATCGGTACCTTCGGTGGGCACTTCGCTCGGTTGATCGAGCGCAATACAACGGTACCCGTGAGCAAGGCGCATGTTTTCACAACGACTCGGGACGATCAGTCGGCAGTGAAGATTCGCGTGCTGCAGGGCGAGAGCGACATCGCCCTCGAAAACGATCTGCTCGGAGAATTTGTCCTTTCGGGCATCCGACCCGCAGCCAAGGGCGAGCCCGAAATCGAGGTCAACTTCGACATCGATGCCAACGGGATCGTCAGCGCTTCAGCGCGCGACATGGCGACGGGCAAGGAACAGTCGATCACGGTCAACGCCACGGGCACGCTCTCCGATGAGGAGATCAGTCAGATCATCGAAGAGAACGAGCTGTACGAGGTCGAACTCAAGGGGTAGCGCCGAGCCGATGGC
This genomic stretch from Myxococcales bacterium harbors:
- the dnaK gene encoding molecular chaperone DnaK, whose product is MGRVIGIDLGTTNSCVAVVDNGQPAVVPNTGGYRTTPSMFAISQDGKRLVGHLAKRQAITNSKDTVYASKRLIGRRFDSPETQHSIDLCPYEIVRGPNDDPRIKVGSKTFTCPEIAGIILREMKRVAEEYLGEPVQDAVITVPAYFNDTQRQSTKDAGKIAGLEVLRIINEPTAAALAYGMGRQGDEKIAVYDLGGGTFDISILEMSDGVVEVLATAGNTFLGGEDFDRRVVAHLVDWFQANEGIDLRSDTMALQRLKDAAEKAKCDLSIRESTEINLPFIASDAQGPRHLNYELDRATLEGLVDDIVRGTLKHVEQCVQDAGLTAEDIDQIVLVGGQTRMPLVQNLVTEYFGKRPHKGVNPDEVVALGAAIQGSSLVDEEDNVLLLDVTPLSLGIGTFGGHFARLIERNTTVPVSKAHVFTTTRDDQSAVKIRVLQGESDIALENDLLGEFVLSGIRPAAKGEPEIEVNFDIDANGIVSASARDMATGKEQSITVNATGTLSDEEISQIIEENELYEVELKG